A stretch of Leucobacter aridicollis DNA encodes these proteins:
- a CDS encoding ATP-binding protein: MAKRGRLRVFLGAAPGVGKTFSMLEEGRRLHSDGRDVVVAIVESHGRAATAALADGLPTLPRAHVSHRGVELEEMDLAAVLARRPELALVDELAHTNVPGSANEKRWQDVAALLAAGIDVISTLNVQHIESLNDVVEQITGVPQQETVPDSFLRGADELELVDLAPQSLRDRLADGYVYPAERIDAALSHYFRLGNLTALRELALVWLADEVDQALRGYRAAHGIDGTWEARERVVVALTGGPEGDTLLRRGARIAARSSGGELLAVHVTSQDGLRSAAPDVLASQRALVEKLNGSYHQVVGEDVPTALVEFARSVNATQLVLGASRRGRFAAALTGPGIGATVVRESGEIDVHMVNHAAAARRFALPPLTGALTAKRRILGFVVALLGGPILTSLLLLVRTPDSITSDVLSYQLLTVIVALVGGIWPALFAAVFSGLTLDFFFIEPIFTVHIHEPLHLLALGLYVVIASLVSYIVDRAARHTRAARRLAAESELIQTIAGSVLRGDDAAQALADRTREAFQLDGVRVVHEGTGRVVAASGTTADTGGLTRAALGEDAWLELYGQPLAAGEQRLLSVVVAQLSAALAHQELEETAREIGPIAASDRVRGALLTALSHDLRRPLAAATAAVGGLRAAGGALTADDRAELLDTAEESLGALGTLLTDLLDVSRLQGGVLSIANVPTDPAEAIAPALDELGLGPGDVRLALGHDEARANADPVLLQRVIVNLLANALRHSPEGTPVTVTTSVFAETLELRIIDHGPGVPIDRQEDIFVPFQRIGDTDNDTGLGLGLALSRGFIEAMHGTLTPEDTPGGGLTMVIALAMPHPDEVPARADDAAERTDGVPGSDAA, translated from the coding sequence ATGGCGAAGCGGGGCAGGCTGCGGGTGTTCCTCGGCGCGGCGCCGGGCGTGGGGAAGACGTTTTCCATGCTCGAGGAGGGGCGCAGGCTCCACAGTGATGGCCGCGATGTGGTTGTCGCGATCGTCGAGTCGCACGGGCGCGCGGCAACGGCGGCGCTCGCAGACGGGCTGCCTACCCTGCCCCGCGCGCACGTGAGCCACCGGGGCGTCGAGCTCGAAGAGATGGACCTTGCGGCCGTCCTCGCTCGGCGCCCCGAGCTCGCGCTCGTCGACGAGCTCGCACACACGAACGTGCCTGGGTCAGCGAACGAGAAGCGGTGGCAAGACGTCGCGGCGCTGCTCGCCGCCGGCATCGACGTAATCTCGACGCTCAACGTGCAGCACATCGAGTCGCTCAACGACGTGGTAGAGCAGATCACCGGAGTGCCCCAGCAGGAGACCGTGCCGGACAGTTTTCTCCGCGGGGCCGACGAGCTCGAACTCGTCGATCTCGCCCCGCAGTCGCTGCGCGACAGGCTCGCTGACGGCTACGTGTACCCCGCGGAGCGGATCGACGCGGCGCTCTCGCACTACTTCAGGCTCGGCAACCTCACCGCGCTCCGCGAGCTCGCGCTCGTGTGGCTCGCTGACGAGGTCGACCAGGCGCTGCGCGGCTATCGAGCGGCGCACGGGATCGACGGGACGTGGGAGGCGCGCGAGCGCGTCGTTGTCGCGCTGACGGGCGGGCCCGAAGGCGACACCCTCCTGCGTCGCGGTGCCAGGATCGCTGCGCGGTCGTCGGGCGGCGAGCTGCTCGCCGTGCACGTGACGAGCCAGGACGGCCTCCGCAGCGCAGCGCCCGACGTGCTCGCGAGCCAGCGCGCGCTCGTCGAGAAGCTCAACGGGAGCTACCACCAGGTCGTGGGCGAGGACGTGCCGACGGCGCTCGTCGAATTCGCGCGGTCGGTGAACGCGACCCAGCTTGTGCTCGGCGCGAGCCGGCGCGGGAGGTTCGCGGCCGCGCTCACCGGTCCGGGGATCGGGGCGACCGTCGTGCGCGAGTCGGGCGAGATCGACGTCCACATGGTGAACCACGCTGCCGCCGCGCGCAGGTTCGCGCTGCCGCCGCTGACCGGCGCGCTCACCGCCAAGCGTCGCATCCTCGGCTTCGTCGTGGCGCTCCTTGGCGGCCCGATCCTGACCTCCCTCCTGCTGCTCGTTCGCACGCCGGACTCGATCACCTCCGACGTGCTGAGCTACCAGCTCCTCACCGTGATCGTCGCGCTCGTCGGCGGGATCTGGCCCGCCCTGTTCGCGGCGGTGTTCTCGGGTCTCACCCTCGACTTCTTCTTCATCGAACCGATCTTCACGGTGCACATTCACGAGCCCCTGCACCTCCTCGCCCTCGGCCTCTACGTCGTCATCGCGAGCCTCGTGAGCTACATCGTGGACCGCGCAGCCAGGCACACTCGGGCGGCCCGGCGGCTCGCGGCCGAGTCCGAGCTCATCCAGACGATCGCGGGCAGCGTGCTCCGCGGCGACGACGCAGCCCAGGCCCTCGCCGACCGCACCCGCGAGGCGTTCCAGCTCGATGGCGTACGCGTTGTGCACGAGGGCACCGGACGGGTCGTCGCGGCGTCGGGCACCACCGCTGACACCGGCGGGCTCACCCGGGCGGCGCTCGGCGAGGACGCCTGGCTCGAGCTGTATGGCCAGCCGCTCGCCGCGGGAGAGCAGCGCCTGCTCTCCGTCGTTGTCGCGCAGCTCTCGGCGGCGCTCGCGCACCAGGAACTCGAGGAGACCGCACGCGAAATCGGGCCGATCGCCGCGTCCGACCGCGTCCGCGGAGCGCTCCTCACGGCCCTCAGCCACGATCTTCGTCGGCCGCTCGCGGCCGCGACGGCCGCCGTCGGCGGGCTCCGGGCGGCCGGCGGAGCGCTCACGGCCGACGACCGCGCGGAACTGCTCGATACCGCGGAGGAAAGCCTCGGCGCCCTCGGGACCCTGCTGACCGACCTGCTCGACGTGAGCAGGCTGCAAGGCGGCGTGCTCAGTATCGCGAACGTGCCGACGGACCCGGCCGAGGCGATCGCCCCGGCGCTCGACGAACTCGGGCTCGGCCCGGGCGACGTGCGGCTCGCCCTCGGGCACGACGAGGCGCGCGCGAACGCCGATCCGGTCCTCCTGCAGCGCGTGATCGTCAACCTCCTCGCGAACGCGCTGCGGCACTCCCCCGAGGGCACGCCCGTCACCGTCACGACCAGCGTGTTCGCGGAGACGCTCGAGCTGCGCATCATCGACCACGGGCCCGGCGTCCCCATCGACAGGCAGGAAGACATCTTCGTGCCGTTCCAACGCATCGGGGACACCGACAACGACACCGGTCTCGGCCTCGGCCTCGCCCTGTCGCGGGGGTTTATCGAGGCGATGCACGGTACGCTCACCCCAGAGGACACCCCCGGAGGAGGCCTGACGATGGTGATTGCGCTGGCGATGCCCCACCCCGACGAGGTGCCAGCGCGCGCTGACGACGCGGCAGAGCGCACTGACGGCGTGCCCGGGAGTGATGCCGCGTGA
- a CDS encoding response regulator: MRILIADDDQQILRALRITLTAQGHDVATASDGAEAISAAIAREPDLVILDLGMPKLDGIEVIHALRGWSRAPILVVSGRAGAADKIEALDAGADDYVTKPFAVGELLARIRALTRRAPQEEAAPVAVLGDVTIDLAAHSAVRQEPAGPKQIRFTPTEWQVIEILIRNAGKLVTRQTLLTSIWGTEHAEDSGYLRLYVSQLRKKIERDPAHPTYILTEPGMGYRLAHLAGDRLP; encoded by the coding sequence GTGAGGATCCTGATCGCCGACGACGACCAGCAGATCCTGCGCGCGCTGCGAATCACGCTCACGGCGCAGGGCCACGACGTCGCCACCGCGTCCGACGGCGCGGAGGCGATCTCGGCGGCGATCGCGCGCGAGCCAGACCTCGTGATCCTGGATCTTGGGATGCCGAAGCTCGACGGCATCGAGGTCATCCACGCGCTCCGCGGGTGGTCTCGCGCGCCGATCCTCGTCGTCTCGGGCCGGGCGGGCGCCGCCGACAAGATCGAGGCGCTCGACGCCGGCGCCGACGACTACGTCACGAAGCCGTTCGCGGTCGGCGAGCTCCTCGCGCGGATCCGGGCGCTCACGCGGCGCGCGCCCCAGGAGGAGGCGGCGCCCGTCGCGGTGCTCGGCGACGTGACGATTGACCTCGCCGCCCACAGCGCCGTCAGGCAGGAACCCGCCGGGCCGAAGCAGATCCGGTTCACGCCGACCGAGTGGCAGGTGATCGAGATCCTCATCCGCAACGCCGGCAAGCTCGTGACCCGGCAGACGCTGCTGACCAGTATCTGGGGCACCGAGCACGCCGAAGACTCCGGCTATCTCCGGCTGTACGTGTCGCAGTTACGCAAGAAGATCGAGCGGGATCCCGCGCACCCGACCTACATTCTCACCGAGCCAGGCATGGGGTACCGACTCGCGCACCTCGCCGGTGATCGCCTTCCCTGA
- a CDS encoding fibronectin type III domain-containing protein codes for MTHSIRFGGLVAAALAASTLTIAPGAAQAVQDPLPNGKAEGSGEYGLIGDSLETVPNIYGVAIDDAGSIWYAVTDGAARGITEYRPGTLDPNAGDYLGNGEYADGTGYLGAGWEDPVRYTHRDSTRENPAGGTQPWAEPRGVEPLAGGGLAVSDTNGNVSTPVGTVLFYDADHAITGNAGVGGDQGCTQLAQGELAWGPYFAVLGDKLYAPYEGCNVVSVFSVPDGEPLHRLTGEGQTAGASPNPAVTNGPGGLSDVYGVSSDGASLYTSDLGYNRAPGAGLVQRWTLTDDGTDWQLDRTFANDGALSFPGVMMYNTVVGPANDLYAIPQSGPVQRFTNTGEYLADVQVRDVPYTSARDLAVTDEGWIVMTAKGEHSLRIIAESPSPVTGLTGETGPTAGSVELSWDAVETSYGQAPVLDYVVERSADGGATWEAVERDISLDTTATIAGLAPGAYDFRVTAYSEAGRGDAASVDAVVAADAAPEVATALAGTAPEVTELNAEVTWEATVTNPGNTPLDNVTAVFEAGSDGTAETVEIGALGVGASQQVSVAAPLTEAQLEDLTAANAVAVTGSAPDGTEVTASATAEVTLAEVKDPGTTGPGTDEPGPTDPGTSDGGTDPATKPGTALAHSGSGAPVALTIGAILVAAGAAWLLARKRHTAA; via the coding sequence ATGACACATTCCATCCGGTTTGGGGGGCTCGTCGCTGCGGCGCTCGCCGCCTCAACGCTCACGATCGCACCCGGTGCGGCGCAGGCGGTGCAGGACCCGCTTCCCAACGGCAAGGCCGAGGGTAGCGGGGAGTACGGGCTCATCGGCGACAGCCTCGAGACCGTTCCGAACATCTACGGCGTCGCGATCGACGACGCTGGCAGCATCTGGTACGCGGTGACCGACGGCGCCGCGCGTGGCATCACCGAGTACCGGCCAGGCACCCTCGACCCGAACGCCGGCGACTACCTCGGCAACGGCGAGTACGCGGACGGGACGGGCTACCTCGGCGCCGGATGGGAAGACCCCGTCCGGTACACGCACCGCGACTCCACCCGCGAGAACCCCGCAGGGGGCACGCAGCCGTGGGCGGAGCCCCGCGGTGTCGAGCCGCTCGCCGGCGGCGGCCTCGCAGTCTCTGACACGAACGGCAACGTGTCGACGCCTGTCGGCACGGTCCTGTTCTACGACGCTGACCACGCGATCACTGGCAACGCCGGCGTCGGCGGTGACCAGGGCTGCACCCAGCTCGCCCAGGGCGAGCTCGCCTGGGGCCCCTACTTTGCGGTCCTCGGCGACAAGCTCTACGCGCCTTACGAGGGCTGCAACGTCGTCAGCGTCTTCTCGGTGCCCGACGGCGAACCGCTCCACCGGCTCACCGGCGAGGGCCAGACGGCCGGAGCATCGCCGAACCCGGCCGTGACCAACGGCCCGGGCGGGCTGAGCGACGTCTACGGGGTGTCCTCGGACGGCGCCTCGCTCTACACGAGCGATCTCGGTTACAACCGGGCCCCCGGCGCAGGACTGGTGCAGCGCTGGACACTCACCGACGACGGGACCGACTGGCAGCTCGACCGCACGTTCGCGAACGACGGCGCCCTGAGCTTCCCGGGCGTCATGATGTACAACACCGTTGTCGGCCCGGCGAACGACCTCTACGCCATCCCGCAGAGCGGCCCGGTGCAGCGGTTCACGAACACCGGCGAGTATCTCGCGGACGTGCAGGTTCGCGACGTCCCGTACACCTCAGCGCGCGATCTCGCGGTGACCGACGAGGGCTGGATCGTGATGACGGCGAAGGGCGAGCACAGCCTCCGAATCATTGCGGAGAGCCCCTCGCCAGTGACCGGCCTGACCGGCGAGACGGGCCCGACAGCGGGCAGCGTTGAGCTCTCCTGGGACGCCGTCGAAACCTCGTACGGGCAAGCACCCGTGCTCGACTACGTCGTCGAACGCTCCGCTGACGGCGGGGCGACCTGGGAGGCGGTTGAGCGAGACATCAGCCTCGACACCACCGCAACGATCGCTGGGCTCGCACCCGGCGCGTACGACTTCCGCGTCACCGCGTACAGCGAGGCTGGCCGTGGCGATGCCGCGAGCGTCGACGCTGTCGTCGCAGCAGATGCGGCACCCGAGGTTGCCACGGCCCTCGCCGGGACCGCCCCCGAGGTGACCGAGCTCAACGCCGAGGTCACGTGGGAGGCGACAGTCACGAACCCGGGCAATACGCCGCTCGACAACGTCACGGCAGTGTTCGAGGCGGGCTCGGACGGCACTGCGGAGACCGTCGAGATCGGCGCGCTCGGAGTGGGCGCTTCACAGCAGGTCTCGGTCGCCGCGCCGCTCACCGAGGCGCAGCTCGAAGACCTCACCGCGGCGAACGCCGTGGCTGTCACCGGGTCGGCCCCCGATGGCACCGAGGTCACCGCGTCGGCGACGGCTGAGGTTACACTCGCCGAGGTGAAGGACCCGGGAACGACGGGCCCGGGCACTGACGAGCCTGGCCCCACCGATCCGGGAACCTCGGACGGCGGCACTGACCCGGCCACGAAGCCCGGCACCGCCCTGGCCCACAGCGGCTCGGGCGCCCCGGTCGCGCTCACGATCGGCGCCATCCTCGTCGCCGCAGGCGCAGCCTGGCTCCTCGCGCGGAAGCGTCACACCGCGGCCTAG
- the hemQ gene encoding hydrogen peroxide-dependent heme synthase, which yields MTETVRPVIDHSAIAESINEAVNYTMFAVFREERSAASVQDPATAAASTTAALASIDGLTVRGWYDIAGFRADADVLVWLHAPSTEALQAGYRAILAGASGRLAPVWSNIGVHRAAEFNRAHIPAFLAGEVPGDYLCVYPFVRSREWYLLPDEERSKMLREHGAAARDYGDVLANTVASFALGDYEWLLAFESADLTRIVDLMRELRATEARHHVIEETPFFTGPRVAPDVLLTRVLGGDAA from the coding sequence GTGACCGAGACCGTTCGCCCTGTCATCGACCACAGCGCAATTGCCGAGTCCATCAACGAGGCGGTGAACTACACGATGTTCGCGGTGTTCCGCGAGGAGCGTTCCGCGGCCTCCGTTCAAGATCCGGCCACCGCGGCCGCTTCGACCACTGCGGCGCTCGCCTCGATCGACGGCCTGACCGTGCGCGGCTGGTACGATATCGCGGGCTTCCGGGCCGACGCCGATGTGCTCGTCTGGCTGCACGCGCCCTCGACCGAGGCGCTGCAGGCCGGCTACCGCGCGATCCTCGCGGGCGCTTCGGGCAGGCTCGCACCCGTCTGGTCGAACATCGGCGTGCACCGCGCGGCCGAGTTCAACCGGGCGCACATCCCGGCGTTCCTCGCTGGCGAGGTCCCGGGGGACTACCTCTGCGTGTACCCGTTCGTGCGCAGCCGCGAGTGGTACCTGCTGCCCGACGAGGAGCGCTCGAAGATGCTCCGCGAGCACGGCGCGGCGGCCCGCGACTACGGCGATGTGCTCGCGAACACCGTCGCGTCGTTCGCCCTCGGGGACTATGAGTGGCTGCTGGCCTTTGAGTCTGCCGACCTCACTCGCATCGTCGATCTCATGCGTGAACTGCGTGCGACCGAGGCGCGGCACCACGTGATCGAGGAGACGCCGTTCTTCACCGGCCCGCGTGTGGCTCCCGACGTACTGCTCACGCGCGTGCTCGGAGGCGACGCCGCGTAG
- a CDS encoding ferrochelatase gives MTENSPAALAAPYDALLLCSFGGPNGPDDVLPFLRNVTVGKNIPEDRLVEVGEHYGHFDGKSPINEQNLDLLRALQAELGRRGIELPVVWGNRNWHPYTVDTLRDAVAFGAKRVLTIVTSAYASYSGSRQYREHLAAAVAELGDAAPEIDIVRPFFNDPGFVTANADAIMEAAAHLDGGLAGAHIVYVTHSIPDTMQDASAETGPGYREQHEDVLATINAFLTGDVAPTFESSLAYCSRSGDPRTPWLEPDVNDHLEELAKQGVRKVVIAPIGFISDHMEVAFDLDTEALETAEEHGIQAVRADTVGVRDKFVSGLVDLVVERAARERGEDATPVTVGAFPALPDVAPPGSCRMRHGEVTGIPVLAGAED, from the coding sequence GTGACTGAGAATTCGCCCGCCGCCCTCGCGGCTCCTTACGATGCCCTGCTCCTCTGCTCCTTTGGCGGCCCCAACGGCCCCGACGACGTGCTGCCGTTCCTGCGCAACGTCACCGTTGGCAAGAACATCCCCGAGGACCGACTCGTCGAGGTTGGTGAGCACTACGGACACTTCGATGGAAAGAGTCCGATTAACGAGCAGAACCTCGACCTGCTGCGGGCGCTGCAGGCAGAGCTCGGCCGTCGCGGCATCGAGCTGCCTGTCGTGTGGGGCAACCGAAACTGGCACCCGTACACCGTCGACACCCTGCGCGACGCGGTGGCGTTCGGCGCGAAGCGCGTGCTCACGATCGTCACGAGCGCCTACGCCTCCTACTCGGGCAGCCGCCAGTACCGCGAACACCTCGCCGCCGCGGTCGCCGAGCTTGGCGACGCCGCCCCGGAGATCGACATCGTCCGCCCGTTCTTCAACGATCCCGGCTTCGTGACCGCGAACGCGGACGCCATCATGGAGGCCGCAGCACACCTCGACGGAGGCCTCGCCGGCGCCCACATCGTGTACGTCACGCACTCGATCCCCGACACGATGCAGGACGCGTCGGCCGAGACCGGACCCGGCTACCGGGAGCAGCACGAAGACGTGCTCGCGACGATCAACGCGTTCCTCACCGGAGACGTCGCGCCCACCTTCGAGTCCTCGCTCGCGTACTGCTCGCGCTCGGGCGACCCGCGCACCCCGTGGCTCGAGCCCGACGTTAACGATCACCTCGAAGAGCTCGCGAAGCAGGGCGTGCGCAAGGTCGTCATCGCTCCGATCGGCTTCATCTCGGATCACATGGAGGTTGCGTTCGACCTCGACACCGAAGCCCTCGAAACTGCCGAGGAACACGGTATTCAGGCGGTTCGGGCCGACACCGTCGGGGTGCGCGACAAGTTCGTGTCGGGCCTCGTCGACCTCGTCGTCGAGCGCGCCGCCCGCGAGCGCGGCGAGGACGCCACGCCCGTCACCGTCGGGGCGTTCCCGGCGCTGCCAGACGTCGCTCCGCCCGGGAGCTGCCGCATGCGCCACGGCGAGGTCACGGGGATCCCCGTGCTCGCTGGGGCCGAGGATTAA
- a CDS encoding FecCD family ABC transporter permease — MSRTRHPVMWTAIVGTLALGVSALLSLMLGIVRLSPGETLTALFAPGDAEMQAATVVWSIRLPRIAVAALVGAALAVVGTVMQAILRNPLAEPGITGVSAGAAVGAVAGITLGFSGTHQWGVPVAAFAGAAIVALILLGVLRSRRDLGPGTIILVGVSISALAGALINVLIANATDDSLVRSAMFWLAGDLELRSWDHVGLAVGPILIGLAYLATRVRALDALSLGEEIAATSGVNVTRERTVLLLVAALVTGAAVAVSGIISFVGLVVPHFLRLLVGASHARLLPLAALGGALFLIAADTVARTAFGAVVVQTGVVAALVGAPVFLALLLRKSRA, encoded by the coding sequence GTGAGCCGCACACGACACCCAGTCATGTGGACCGCCATCGTCGGGACACTCGCGCTCGGCGTATCCGCACTGCTCTCCCTCATGCTTGGCATCGTACGCCTCAGCCCTGGCGAGACCCTCACCGCCCTCTTCGCTCCCGGCGACGCCGAGATGCAGGCGGCGACAGTGGTCTGGTCGATCAGGCTCCCCCGCATCGCCGTCGCGGCACTCGTCGGAGCCGCGCTCGCGGTCGTCGGAACGGTCATGCAGGCGATTCTGCGCAATCCCCTCGCCGAGCCCGGCATCACCGGCGTCTCAGCGGGCGCGGCGGTCGGCGCCGTCGCCGGCATCACGCTCGGATTCTCGGGCACCCACCAGTGGGGAGTGCCCGTCGCAGCCTTCGCCGGCGCCGCGATCGTCGCACTGATCCTGCTCGGCGTTCTCCGCAGTCGCCGCGACCTCGGCCCGGGCACCATCATCCTCGTCGGCGTCTCGATCAGCGCGCTCGCGGGCGCCCTCATCAACGTCCTCATCGCGAACGCGACAGACGACTCGCTCGTGCGAAGCGCGATGTTCTGGCTCGCAGGCGACCTTGAGCTGCGAAGCTGGGATCACGTGGGGCTCGCTGTTGGACCGATCCTGATCGGCCTCGCCTACCTCGCGACGCGGGTCCGCGCGCTCGACGCGCTCTCGCTCGGCGAGGAGATCGCCGCGACCTCCGGCGTCAACGTCACCCGGGAGCGCACCGTGCTCCTGCTCGTCGCGGCGCTCGTCACCGGAGCCGCGGTCGCCGTGAGCGGAATCATCAGCTTCGTGGGTCTCGTCGTGCCGCACTTCCTGCGCCTGCTCGTCGGGGCCTCGCACGCGCGGCTCCTGCCACTTGCAGCGCTCGGCGGCGCGCTCTTCCTCATCGCCGCCGACACCGTCGCGCGCACGGCGTTCGGTGCGGTCGTCGTGCAGACCGGTGTCGTCGCGGCACTCGTCGGCGCACCGGTGTTCCTCGCCCTGCTGCTCAGAAAGAGCCGCGCATGA
- a CDS encoding ABC transporter ATP-binding protein yields MIPAPDDLRPLELTEFGAIRGSVALSDPLSLRLEPGTVLGIVGPNGVGKSSLLAAIAHSGVASYGRAAFGDEDLGGLRAKRRAQVVSLMAQDHGAPGELRVSELVGVGAWASGRAHPAEAVAAAIARAGVSHLADRRYGTLSGGQRQLAQLARVLAQNTPIVIMDEPTSALDLAHQRAVEQMMRGLGNQGRIVIAAIHDLSLALNACTRVLLLDPGGASHSGPPQDVLGPDRVFAAYGVRTTIHTTPQGRRILAADD; encoded by the coding sequence ATGATCCCGGCGCCAGACGACCTGCGACCCCTCGAGCTCACCGAGTTTGGGGCGATCCGCGGCAGCGTCGCGCTGAGCGACCCGCTCTCGCTACGACTCGAGCCCGGCACCGTGCTCGGCATCGTCGGCCCGAACGGCGTCGGAAAGTCATCCCTGCTCGCCGCAATCGCGCACTCCGGCGTCGCGAGCTACGGCCGGGCGGCGTTCGGCGATGAGGATCTCGGTGGGCTCCGCGCTAAGCGCCGCGCGCAGGTCGTGTCGCTCATGGCTCAGGATCACGGGGCGCCAGGCGAGCTGCGCGTCAGCGAACTCGTCGGCGTTGGCGCCTGGGCGTCGGGCCGAGCGCACCCCGCAGAAGCTGTGGCGGCCGCCATCGCGCGCGCCGGCGTCTCGCACCTCGCCGACCGCCGCTACGGGACGCTGTCGGGCGGCCAGCGCCAGCTCGCGCAGCTCGCGCGCGTGCTCGCGCAGAACACCCCCATCGTGATCATGGACGAACCGACGAGCGCGCTCGACCTCGCGCACCAACGCGCGGTCGAGCAGATGATGCGCGGCCTCGGGAACCAGGGGCGCATCGTGATCGCCGCAATCCACGACCTCAGCCTCGCGCTCAACGCATGCACCCGGGTGCTCCTCCTCGACCCCGGCGGGGCCTCGCACAGCGGCCCGCCGCAGGACGTGCTCGGGCCCGACAGGGTGTTCGCAGCCTACGGCGTGCGCACCACGATCCACACCACACCGCAGGGCCGCCGCATCCTCGCGGCGGATGACTAG
- a CDS encoding ABC transporter substrate-binding protein, which translates to MKTTRTLTAIAAITLSALALSGCAAGAPADTDGAPQSEQAAQPAQGFPRTVEIPAGRGGEAHSLTIEKEPQAIAALDYESAEVLAELGLADRLVLIPEAVLNPAIGGHVEELAEVPATFPVAMNLDTETVISAAPDLVVMSPRHGAESSIGAVLEQAGLPTLQLPDPWTGPSILAKNIDLIGQTTGTEDTAAALVTTIEDGLAQGAAKVAGSDAKDAPRVLVLTNQAGRPFATAGDAFPLHLLDLAGAASVSDELGMETTGPISAEQIVEAKPDGIVLIDMNGTGDRMYAELLANPAVATVPAAADDKLMRVTGREVQAMGLNSTVGGLETLTDWVATLG; encoded by the coding sequence ATGAAGACCACCCGAACCCTCACCGCGATCGCGGCGATCACGCTCTCGGCACTCGCGCTCAGCGGGTGCGCTGCCGGTGCGCCAGCCGACACGGACGGCGCTCCCCAGTCCGAGCAGGCCGCGCAACCCGCACAGGGATTCCCGCGCACCGTCGAGATCCCGGCAGGCCGTGGGGGCGAGGCGCACAGCCTCACCATCGAGAAGGAGCCGCAGGCGATCGCCGCCCTCGACTACGAAAGCGCCGAGGTGCTCGCGGAGCTCGGGCTCGCCGACCGGCTGGTCCTCATCCCGGAGGCGGTGCTGAATCCCGCGATCGGCGGCCACGTCGAGGAGCTCGCCGAGGTTCCCGCCACGTTCCCGGTCGCCATGAATCTCGACACTGAGACTGTCATCTCGGCGGCGCCGGATCTCGTCGTGATGAGCCCCAGGCACGGTGCCGAGTCATCGATCGGCGCGGTGCTCGAGCAGGCAGGACTGCCGACGCTGCAGCTCCCCGATCCCTGGACTGGCCCGAGCATCCTTGCGAAGAACATCGACCTCATCGGGCAGACGACCGGCACGGAGGACACCGCCGCCGCCCTCGTCACGACGATCGAAGACGGGCTCGCGCAGGGCGCGGCGAAGGTTGCCGGGTCCGACGCGAAGGATGCCCCGCGCGTGCTCGTGCTCACCAACCAGGCCGGCCGGCCGTTCGCGACCGCCGGCGACGCCTTCCCGCTCCACCTCCTCGACCTCGCCGGAGCCGCGAGCGTGTCCGACGAGCTCGGGATGGAGACGACGGGGCCGATCAGCGCCGAGCAGATTGTCGAGGCGAAGCCAGACGGCATCGTGCTGATCGACATGAACGGCACCGGGGATCGCATGTACGCGGAGCTGCTCGCGAACCCAGCCGTCGCAACGGTCCCGGCCGCTGCGGACGACAAGCTCATGCGCGTCACCGGCCGGGAGGTGCAGGCGATGGGCCTCAACTCGACCGTCGGCGGGCTTGAAACGCTCACGGACTGGGTGGCAACGCTCGGCTAA
- a CDS encoding FadR/GntR family transcriptional regulator produces MSSTQLGSHKVREAHEFLRSRISTGEWPIGQLIPKEPELMDLIGVGRSTVREAVRSLTTLGMLEPVPGVGTFVRARTPVSSLLTEFLIEQDLEEVLIYRRSLEIEAAQTAAVKRSDAQLAALRASYERSLAFDEAPEGAAMNPANCERCNDITRPDSFHRLIVEASGSKLLLDLYTGVMTVLGRAVARGVVFLGISSDTMHLDHGALLKAIEERDVRDAAHTMALHADRDLGVHADMLDLSPNTERAESLIGAGYDPQGLATETP; encoded by the coding sequence ATGTCCTCCACACAGCTCGGTTCGCACAAGGTGCGCGAGGCTCATGAATTCCTCCGTTCGCGCATCAGCACGGGTGAATGGCCAATCGGCCAGCTCATCCCGAAAGAGCCCGAACTTATGGACCTCATTGGCGTGGGCCGCTCCACCGTGCGCGAGGCCGTGCGCTCGCTCACGACACTCGGAATGCTCGAGCCGGTGCCTGGCGTCGGAACGTTCGTCCGCGCGCGCACCCCAGTGAGCTCGCTGCTCACCGAGTTCTTGATCGAGCAGGATCTCGAAGAGGTGCTCATCTACCGCCGCTCGCTCGAGATCGAGGCGGCGCAGACCGCGGCGGTGAAGCGCAGCGACGCGCAGCTCGCAGCGCTGCGCGCAAGCTACGAGCGCAGCCTGGCGTTTGACGAGGCCCCCGAGGGCGCCGCCATGAACCCGGCGAACTGCGAGCGCTGCAACGACATCACCCGCCCCGACTCGTTTCACCGCCTGATTGTCGAGGCCAGCGGCAGCAAGCTGTTGCTCGACCTGTACACGGGCGTAATGACCGTGCTCGGCAGGGCCGTGGCTCGCGGCGTGGTGTTCCTCGGCATCTCGTCCGACACGATGCATCTCGACCACGGTGCGCTGCTCAAGGCGATTGAGGAGCGTGACGTTCGCGACGCTGCGCACACCATGGCGCTGCACGCGGACCGCGATCTCGGGGTGCACGCGGACATGCTCGACCTCAGCCCGAACACCGAGCGCGCAGAGAGCCTCATTGGGGCAGGCTACGATCCGCAGGGCCTCGCCACCGAAACCCCCTAG